Proteins from a single region of Pseudomonas sp. BSw22131:
- a CDS encoding polymorphic toxin type 44 domain-containing protein, which yields MDIIIPPVIPLHVSVDVHMKLANDRWKRDPATGAFMSWFYQKVRGRGPWDYKQENRKWEDFGNFHYGAVGRAGQLSEQLLLRAAGFAQKDAGTQDPDIDWGHWFWRAPYGDDPKDQVWIERGIRYAELKGY from the coding sequence ATGGACATTATCATACCGCCTGTTATACCTCTTCACGTGAGTGTTGATGTGCATATGAAGCTGGCCAATGACCGCTGGAAACGAGACCCTGCAACTGGCGCATTTATGAGCTGGTTCTACCAAAAGGTTCGTGGTCGCGGACCATGGGATTACAAGCAGGAAAATCGCAAATGGGAGGACTTCGGTAACTTCCACTACGGTGCTGTTGGTAGAGCTGGCCAGCTATCCGAACAGCTTTTATTAAGAGCTGCCGGCTTTGCTCAAAAGGACGCAGGAACACAAGACCCTGATATTGACTGGGGTCATTGGTTTTGGAGGGCTCCTTATGGTGATGATCCTAAAGATCAGGTATGGATAGAAAGAGGGATCCGCTATGCAGAACTCAAAGGCTATTGA
- a CDS encoding Hcp family type VI secretion system effector: MSFEAYLQIEGVPGETLSEGYENWIELQDFDLSANQTASATSTSSGGATSGRAYMSDMLVRKAVDNATPKLHEACCSGKHFKQVSVHVFRAGDPKVKYLEIKLEEVIISSFTLTGNGNQAGAFPSELIALNYGRIQLVYSKQSRKSGQSAGQIAGGWDAISNKIYS; this comes from the coding sequence ATGTCATTTGAAGCATATCTCCAGATTGAAGGTGTACCAGGCGAAACCCTCTCCGAGGGCTACGAGAACTGGATCGAATTACAGGATTTCGACCTCTCTGCAAACCAGACGGCATCTGCGACGTCCACCTCATCTGGTGGCGCGACCTCTGGGCGTGCCTACATGAGTGACATGCTTGTCCGGAAAGCCGTAGACAACGCCACGCCGAAGCTTCACGAAGCTTGCTGCAGCGGTAAGCATTTTAAGCAAGTATCCGTCCACGTTTTTCGGGCCGGAGACCCGAAAGTAAAATACTTAGAGATAAAATTGGAAGAGGTCATTATTAGTTCGTTTACGTTAACCGGTAATGGCAATCAAGCCGGTGCCTTTCCTAGCGAGCTGATTGCCTTGAACTACGGGCGCATTCAGCTCGTCTACTCAAAGCAAAGTAGGAAGTCGGGGCAGAGCGCTGGGCAAATTGCTGGCGGCTGGGATGCTATCAGCAACAAAATCTATTCATAA